One Pseudomonas abieticivorans genomic region harbors:
- a CDS encoding DUF2474 domain-containing protein: MTGNETEQDPAADKPWWKKVGWLLIIWTGSVVALAIAAEVLRMFMTAAGMKSH; encoded by the coding sequence ATGACTGGCAATGAAACCGAGCAAGACCCGGCCGCCGACAAGCCATGGTGGAAGAAGGTTGGCTGGCTGCTGATCATCTGGACCGGCAGCGTGGTGGCCCTGGCCATCGCGGCCGAGGTGTTGCGCATGTTCATGACGGCTGCAGGCATGAAATCCCACTGA
- a CDS encoding methyltransferase: MPVFTSAFAALDLIRQPEQASEPLQAFDAADEYLLGHLAEHPLGKQARVLVLNDSFGALAASLLGHAEVVSSGDSYLGAQALEKNLVRNGQPFDALSVLPASEQWGGLFDRVLVRVPKTLALLEEQLIRLQGHLKPDALVVAAAMVKHLPRAAGDLLERYVGPVSASLAVKKARLLIATAQAKAPFTSPYPSRYALEQPPMVLLNHANVFCREGLDIGTRAFLPHLPRNLGSARVADLGCGNGILAIASALANPQAQYTLVDESYMAVQSASENWQAALGERPVTVRADDGLASQEPQSLDVVLCNPPFHQQQVVGDFLAWRMFQQAREALVVGGALYIVGNRHLGYHGKLTKLFRGVEQVAATPKFVILKARK, from the coding sequence ATGCCCGTGTTCACCTCCGCCTTCGCCGCCCTCGACCTGATCCGCCAGCCCGAGCAGGCCAGCGAACCGCTGCAGGCCTTCGATGCCGCCGACGAATACCTGCTCGGCCACCTGGCCGAGCACCCCTTGGGCAAGCAGGCGCGGGTATTGGTCCTCAACGACAGCTTTGGTGCCTTGGCGGCCAGCCTGCTGGGCCATGCCGAAGTGGTCAGCAGCGGTGACTCGTACCTGGGCGCGCAGGCGCTGGAGAAAAACCTGGTGCGCAATGGCCAACCGTTCGATGCCCTGAGCGTGCTGCCTGCCAGTGAGCAGTGGGGCGGCCTGTTCGATCGCGTGCTGGTGCGCGTGCCCAAGACCTTGGCGCTGCTGGAAGAACAACTGATCCGCCTGCAGGGGCACCTCAAGCCCGACGCGCTGGTGGTCGCGGCCGCCATGGTCAAGCACTTGCCCCGTGCGGCCGGCGACTTGCTGGAGCGCTATGTAGGGCCGGTCAGCGCCTCGCTGGCAGTGAAAAAGGCCCGCCTGCTGATCGCCACGGCCCAAGCGAAGGCACCTTTCACCTCGCCCTACCCAAGTCGCTATGCACTCGAGCAGCCGCCGATGGTACTGCTCAACCACGCCAACGTGTTCTGCCGCGAAGGGTTGGACATCGGCACGCGTGCGTTCCTGCCCCACCTGCCGCGGAACCTGGGCAGCGCGCGGGTGGCGGACCTGGGGTGTGGCAACGGCATCCTGGCCATCGCCAGCGCCCTGGCCAACCCGCAGGCGCAGTACACATTGGTGGACGAGTCTTACATGGCCGTGCAATCGGCCAGCGAGAACTGGCAGGCGGCCTTGGGCGAGCGCCCGGTGACGGTACGTGCCGACGACGGCCTGGCCAGCCAGGAGCCCCAGTCACTTGACGTGGTGCTGTGCAACCCGCCCTTCCACCAGCAGCAGGTGGTGGGTGATTTCCTGGCCTGGCGCATGTTCCAGCAGGCCCGCGAGGCGTTGGTCGTGGGCGGCGCCCTCTACATCGTGGGCAACCGCCACCTGGGCTACCATGGCAAATTGACCAAGCTGTTTCGCGGCGTGGAACAAGTAGCGGCCACGCCCAAGTTCGTGATCCTCAAGGCACGCAAATAA
- a CDS encoding autoinducer binding domain-containing protein, with the protein MEHWKAEQLRDLQCQTDERVITRRAVDLVRQLGFDYLAFGTYSRTIASAPKIIALTNMPKAWTQRYQSMNYVAQDPTVAHCTRSMVPLHWTDEVLARSPCFRDDAHAHGIRHGVSQSAHDHRGSISVLSLVRREAVTTEEFYDKAGQVLWLCNVMHSLLSDQLLQKVDGATPSLSVREIEVLRWSAEGKTAADISMILCLSERTVNFHVHSAIKKLNASNKTSAVVQAAMGGLL; encoded by the coding sequence ATGGAACACTGGAAGGCCGAACAACTGCGAGACTTGCAGTGCCAGACCGACGAGCGCGTGATCACCCGCAGGGCGGTCGACCTCGTCAGGCAACTGGGATTTGATTACCTGGCGTTTGGTACCTATTCCAGGACGATCGCCAGTGCACCGAAGATCATCGCCCTGACCAACATGCCCAAAGCCTGGACCCAGCGCTACCAGAGCATGAATTACGTGGCGCAGGACCCTACCGTTGCCCACTGCACCCGCAGCATGGTGCCCCTGCACTGGACCGATGAGGTGCTGGCCCGTTCGCCCTGTTTCCGTGACGATGCCCATGCCCACGGCATACGCCATGGCGTCAGCCAGTCAGCCCACGATCACCGCGGCAGCATCAGCGTCTTGAGCCTGGTGCGCAGGGAGGCAGTCACCACCGAGGAGTTCTACGACAAGGCCGGCCAGGTGCTCTGGCTGTGCAACGTGATGCATTCACTGTTGAGCGATCAACTGCTGCAGAAGGTAGATGGCGCCACCCCCTCGCTAAGTGTTCGCGAAATCGAAGTGCTGCGCTGGTCGGCCGAAGGCAAGACGGCGGCGGACATTTCCATGATCCTTTGCCTGTCCGAGCGCACGGTCAACTTCCACGTCCACAGTGCGATCAAAAAACTCAACGCCAGCAACAAAACCTCGGCCGTGGTGCAGGCCGCCATGGGTGGGCTGCTGTAA
- a CDS encoding ferredoxin--NADP reductase, which produces MTASAEKFTRQTLLHVQPLTPSLFTLRTTRDVGFRFVAGQFVRLGVTKADGSVVWRAYSLVSSPHDEFLEFFSIVVPGGEFTSELSRLREGDELLVERQATGYLTLNRFVDGRDLWMLSTGTGVAPFLSILQDFEVWEKFERIILVYSAREGRELAYRELIDGLADRDYLAEYAGKLQFIATVTREEVPGALHGRITQLIESGALEEAAGVNLTPEHSRVMICGNPQMIDDTRQMLKQRDMQLSLTRRPGAVAVENYW; this is translated from the coding sequence ATGACTGCCAGCGCAGAGAAATTCACCCGCCAGACCCTGCTTCACGTGCAGCCCCTGACTCCCAGCCTGTTCACCTTGCGCACCACCCGTGATGTCGGTTTTCGCTTCGTTGCAGGGCAGTTCGTACGTTTGGGTGTCACCAAGGCCGATGGCAGCGTGGTATGGCGCGCCTATTCGCTGGTGTCGTCGCCGCATGACGAATTTCTGGAGTTTTTTTCCATCGTGGTGCCCGGGGGGGAGTTCACCAGTGAACTGAGCCGGCTGCGCGAGGGTGATGAGCTGTTGGTGGAGCGCCAGGCCACCGGCTACTTGACCCTGAACCGGTTTGTCGACGGTCGTGATCTGTGGATGTTATCCACGGGGACCGGTGTGGCGCCGTTCCTGTCGATACTGCAGGACTTCGAGGTGTGGGAGAAATTCGAGCGCATCATCCTGGTGTACAGCGCGCGCGAGGGTCGGGAGTTGGCGTACCGTGAGTTGATCGACGGGCTCGCTGACCGCGATTACCTGGCCGAATATGCTGGCAAATTGCAGTTCATTGCCACGGTTACCCGCGAAGAAGTACCTGGGGCATTGCACGGGCGTATCACCCAACTGATCGAAAGTGGCGCCCTGGAAGAGGCCGCCGGCGTGAACCTCACGCCTGAGCATTCGCGGGTAATGATCTGCGGCAACCCGCAAATGATCGATGACACCCGGCAAATGCTCAAACAGCGCGATATGCAGTTAAGCCTTACCCGGCGACCCGGAGCGGTCGCCGTGGAAAACTACTGGTAG
- the mscL gene encoding large-conductance mechanosensitive channel protein MscL, protein MGVISEFKAFAVKGNVVDMAVGIIIGAAFGKIVSSFVGDVIMPPIGLLIGGVDFSDLAVTLKAAEGTTPAVVMAYGKFIQSIIDFIIVAFAIFMGVKAINRLKREEAVAPTVPPVPTPQEILLAEIRDQLKSLNNKP, encoded by the coding sequence ATGGGCGTGATAAGTGAGTTCAAGGCCTTCGCGGTCAAAGGCAATGTGGTCGACATGGCCGTGGGTATCATCATTGGTGCCGCCTTCGGCAAAATCGTGTCGTCGTTTGTCGGCGACGTGATCATGCCGCCAATCGGTCTGCTGATCGGCGGCGTCGATTTCAGTGACCTGGCGGTTACCCTCAAGGCTGCAGAGGGCACGACACCCGCCGTGGTGATGGCCTACGGCAAGTTCATCCAGAGCATCATCGACTTCATCATCGTCGCGTTCGCCATTTTCATGGGCGTGAAGGCCATCAACCGCCTCAAGCGCGAAGAAGCCGTGGCGCCGACCGTACCGCCAGTGCCAACCCCCCAGGAAATACTGCTGGCCGAGATTCGCGACCAGCTCAAGAGCTTGAACAACAAGCCCTGA
- the radA gene encoding DNA repair protein RadA, whose product MAKAKRMYGCTECGATFPKWAGQCGECGAWNTLTETMIESGGAAAPAGRTGWAGQQAQIKTLAEVSVEEIPRFSTNSAELDRVLGGGLVDGSVVLIGGDPGIGKSTILLQTLCNLATRMPALYVTGEESQQQVAMRARRLGLPQDQLRVMTETCIETIIATARVEKPKVMVIDSIQTIFTEALQSAPGGVSQVRESAALLVRYAKQSGTAIFLVGHVTKEGALAGPRVLEHMVDTVLYFEGESDGRLRLLRAVKNRFGAVNELGVFGMTDKGLKEVSNPSAIFLTRAQEEVPGSVVMATWEGTRPMLVEVQALVDDSHMANPRRVTLGLDQNRLAMLLAVLHRHGGIPTHDQDVFLNVVGGVKVLETASDLALMAAVMSSLRNRPLPHDLLVFGEVGLSGEVRPVPSGQERLKEAAKHGFKRAIVPKGNAPKESPPGLKVIAVTRLEQALDALFE is encoded by the coding sequence ATGGCCAAGGCCAAGCGCATGTACGGCTGCACTGAGTGCGGCGCCACCTTCCCGAAATGGGCCGGCCAATGCGGTGAATGCGGGGCCTGGAACACCCTGACCGAAACCATGATCGAGAGCGGCGGCGCTGCTGCCCCGGCCGGTCGGACCGGCTGGGCCGGGCAGCAGGCGCAGATCAAGACCCTGGCCGAGGTCAGCGTAGAAGAAATCCCACGCTTCTCCACCAACTCCGCCGAACTAGACCGCGTGCTCGGCGGTGGCCTGGTCGACGGTTCGGTGGTTCTGATCGGCGGCGACCCAGGCATCGGCAAGTCGACCATCCTGCTGCAAACCCTGTGCAACCTGGCCACGCGCATGCCCGCGCTGTATGTCACTGGCGAGGAATCCCAGCAGCAGGTGGCCATGCGTGCCCGCCGCCTGGGCCTGCCCCAGGACCAGTTGCGGGTGATGACCGAGACCTGCATCGAAACCATCATCGCCACGGCCCGCGTCGAAAAACCCAAGGTGATGGTGATCGACTCCATCCAGACCATCTTCACCGAGGCCCTGCAGTCGGCGCCCGGTGGCGTGTCCCAGGTGCGTGAAAGTGCGGCCCTGCTGGTGCGCTACGCCAAACAGAGCGGCACGGCGATCTTCCTGGTAGGCCACGTCACCAAGGAAGGTGCGCTGGCAGGTCCACGTGTGCTGGAGCACATGGTCGACACCGTGCTGTATTTCGAAGGCGAGTCCGACGGCCGCCTGCGCCTGTTGCGCGCGGTGAAAAACCGCTTCGGCGCGGTCAATGAATTGGGCGTGTTCGGCATGACCGACAAGGGCCTCAAGGAAGTCTCCAACCCTTCGGCGATTTTCCTGACGCGTGCCCAGGAAGAAGTGCCTGGCAGTGTGGTCATGGCCACTTGGGAAGGCACGCGGCCGATGTTGGTGGAGGTGCAGGCCCTGGTCGACGACAGCCACATGGCCAACCCGCGCCGCGTGACCCTGGGCCTGGACCAGAACCGCCTGGCCATGCTGCTGGCCGTGCTGCACCGCCACGGTGGCATCCCCACCCATGACCAGGACGTGTTCCTCAACGTGGTGGGCGGGGTCAAGGTGCTGGAAACCGCCTCGGACCTGGCCTTGATGGCCGCCGTGATGTCCAGCCTGCGCAACCGCCCGCTGCCCCACGACCTGCTGGTGTTCGGCGAAGTTGGCCTGTCGGGCGAAGTGCGTCCGGTGCCGAGCGGCCAGGAACGCTTGAAGGAAGCGGCCAAGCATGGCTTCAAACGCGCCATTGTGCCCAAGGGCAACGCCCCTAAGGAGTCGCCGCCGGGGTTGAAAGTGATCGCGGTCACGCGGTTGGAACAGGCGCTGGATGCGTTGTTCGAATAA
- a CDS encoding PilZ domain-containing protein has translation MPDSHAERRRFKRIAFDAKTELTQGRFTWPVKLIDLSLRGMLIERPSPWLGDAKLPFIVHIHLSDAIEVRMDAELVHEEPDRLGFHCLHIGLDSIEHLRRIIELNLGDTKELERELGALIEV, from the coding sequence ATGCCTGATTCCCATGCCGAACGCCGGCGCTTCAAGCGCATCGCCTTCGACGCCAAGACCGAACTCACCCAAGGCCGCTTCACTTGGCCTGTGAAACTGATCGACTTGTCGTTGCGCGGCATGCTGATCGAGCGGCCCTCGCCCTGGCTGGGCGACGCCAAACTGCCTTTCATCGTGCACATCCATCTGAGCGATGCCATTGAAGTGCGCATGGACGCTGAATTGGTCCACGAAGAGCCCGACAGGCTGGGGTTTCACTGCCTGCACATCGGGCTGGATTCCATCGAGCACCTGCGCCGCATCATTGAATTGAACCTGGGCGATACGAAGGAACTGGAGCGGGAGTTGGGGGCGTTGATCGAGGTTTGA
- a CDS encoding carbon starvation CstA family protein has translation MKNNNSPLRHLPWLLLAIVGACALGVVALRRGEAVNALWIVVAAVAIYLVAYRYYSLFIANTVMQLDPRRATPAVLNNDGLDYVPTNKHILFGHHFAAIAGAGPLVGPVLAAQMGYLPGTLWLIAGVVLAGAVQDFLVLFMSTRRNGRSLGDMVREEMGRVPGTIALFGCFLIMIIILAVLALIVVKALADSPWGMFTVMATIPIAMFMGVYMRYIRPGRIGEISIMGVVLLLGSIWLGGQIAATPEWAKVFTFTGIQITWMLIGYGFVAAVLPVWLVLAPRDYLSTFLKIGTIIALAIGIVITNPDLKMPALTQFIDGTGPVWKGGLFPFLFITIACGAVSGFHALISSGTTPKLLDNEANARYIGYGGMLMESFVAIMAMVAASVIEPGVYFAMNSPAAIVGGDVVTVAQTVSSWGFAITPDALQAVAKDIGETTILARAGGAPTLAVGIAQILHHVLPGENTMAFWYHFAILFEALFILTAVDAGTRAGRFMLQDLLGSFVPALKRTESWVANMIGTAGCVALWGYLLYQGVIDPLGGINTLWPLFGISNQMLAGIALMLGVVVLIKMKRQRYIWVPLIPAAWLLICTTTAGFIKLFDPSPAVGFLALAKKYSDALAAGQVIAPAKDINQMQHVIYNAYTNATLTALFLLVVFSILFYAIKVGVGAWNKTERTDKETPFQAIPDA, from the coding sequence ATGAAAAATAATAATAGCCCGCTACGCCATTTACCCTGGCTGCTGCTGGCAATCGTGGGCGCTTGCGCACTGGGCGTCGTGGCATTGCGCCGCGGCGAGGCAGTCAATGCCTTGTGGATCGTGGTGGCGGCGGTGGCGATCTACCTCGTCGCGTATCGTTACTACAGTCTGTTCATCGCCAACACCGTCATGCAACTGGACCCTCGCCGGGCGACGCCTGCGGTGCTCAACAATGATGGTCTGGACTACGTGCCGACCAACAAACACATTCTTTTCGGTCACCACTTCGCGGCTATCGCCGGCGCCGGCCCCCTGGTGGGCCCGGTACTCGCGGCGCAAATGGGCTACCTGCCCGGTACGCTCTGGCTGATTGCCGGCGTGGTGCTGGCAGGCGCCGTGCAAGATTTCCTGGTGCTGTTCATGTCCACCCGCCGCAACGGTCGCTCCCTGGGCGACATGGTGCGCGAGGAAATGGGCCGCGTGCCGGGCACCATCGCCCTGTTCGGCTGTTTCCTGATCATGATCATCATCCTCGCGGTGCTGGCGCTGATCGTGGTCAAGGCCCTGGCCGACAGCCCATGGGGTATGTTCACGGTGATGGCGACCATCCCGATCGCGATGTTCATGGGCGTGTACATGCGCTACATCCGCCCGGGCCGCATCGGCGAGATCTCGATCATGGGCGTGGTGTTGTTGCTCGGTTCTATCTGGCTGGGGGGCCAGATCGCCGCGACGCCAGAGTGGGCCAAGGTGTTCACTTTCACCGGGATCCAGATCACCTGGATGCTGATCGGCTACGGCTTCGTGGCGGCGGTGCTGCCAGTGTGGCTGGTGTTGGCGCCGCGTGACTACCTGTCGACGTTCCTGAAAATCGGCACCATCATCGCCCTGGCGATCGGTATCGTGATCACCAACCCTGACCTCAAGATGCCGGCGCTGACCCAGTTCATCGACGGCACGGGCCCGGTGTGGAAGGGCGGGCTGTTCCCGTTCCTGTTCATCACCATCGCCTGTGGCGCGGTGTCGGGTTTCCACGCGTTGATCTCCTCGGGCACCACGCCCAAGCTGTTGGATAACGAAGCCAACGCCCGCTACATCGGCTACGGCGGCATGTTGATGGAATCGTTCGTGGCGATCATGGCGATGGTTGCCGCCTCGGTGATCGAGCCGGGGGTGTACTTTGCCATGAACAGCCCCGCTGCCATCGTCGGTGGCGACGTGGTGACCGTGGCGCAAACCGTCAGCAGCTGGGGTTTTGCGATTACCCCGGACGCGCTGCAGGCGGTGGCCAAGGACATCGGTGAAACCACCATCCTGGCCCGTGCCGGCGGTGCACCGACCCTGGCGGTGGGTATCGCGCAAATCCTGCACCACGTACTGCCGGGTGAAAACACCATGGCGTTCTGGTACCACTTCGCGATCCTGTTCGAGGCGCTGTTCATCCTCACGGCGGTAGATGCCGGTACCCGTGCCGGGCGGTTCATGTTGCAAGACTTGCTGGGCTCCTTCGTGCCGGCGCTCAAACGCACCGAGTCGTGGGTGGCCAACATGATCGGCACGGCCGGCTGCGTGGCGCTGTGGGGCTACCTGCTGTACCAGGGCGTGATCGATCCGCTGGGCGGTATCAACACCTTGTGGCCGCTGTTCGGTATCTCCAACCAGATGCTCGCCGGTATCGCGCTGATGCTGGGCGTGGTCGTGCTGATCAAGATGAAGCGCCAGCGCTATATCTGGGTACCGTTGATTCCCGCGGCCTGGCTGCTGATCTGCACCACCACGGCCGGCTTCATCAAGCTGTTCGACCCAAGCCCGGCCGTCGGCTTCCTGGCCCTGGCCAAGAAGTACAGCGATGCGCTGGCTGCAGGCCAGGTGATTGCACCGGCCAAGGACATCAACCAGATGCAACACGTGATCTACAACGCGTACACCAACGCGACGCTGACCGCGCTGTTCCTGCTGGTGGTGTTCAGCATCCTGTTCTATGCCATCAAGGTGGGCGTCGGGGCCTGGAACAAGACCGAGCGCACCGACAAGGAAACGCCTTTCCAGGCGATTCCAGACGCGTGA
- a CDS encoding YbdD/YjiX family protein: protein MFNDLSRLGKYLGQAARLMVGMPDYDNYVEHMQTKHPDKPVMDYEAFFRERQEARYGGKGGPKCC, encoded by the coding sequence ATGTTCAATGACCTGAGTCGGCTGGGCAAATACCTCGGCCAGGCCGCGCGCCTGATGGTCGGCATGCCCGACTACGACAACTATGTCGAGCATATGCAAACCAAACACCCGGACAAGCCGGTGATGGACTACGAGGCGTTCTTTCGCGAGCGCCAGGAAGCCCGTTACGGCGGCAAGGGTGGCCCCAAGTGCTGCTGA
- the yjiA gene encoding GTPase, with product MTLPIPVTILSGFLGAGKTTLLRHLLKAEHGLKIAVIENEFSDAGIDTQLLGDAPVQVMTLANGCVCCTIHTDLTKALYLLLERLDSGEIAFDRLVIECTGLADPAPVAQTFFIDEELRERYILDGIITLVDAAHADTHLAQTIAQAQVGFADRLLVSKTDLVTPEVFEALGQRLTRINRRAPVRVVEHGNIDLSELLDVRGFNLNGALNLRPVVPAGSVDRISSMVLRTDAPLDIDKLSEFMNALLEAHGKQLLRYKGVLSIAGESRRLVFQGVLKLYGFDWDSEWAEDEKRESVMVFIADELPEDKIRAGFAALAD from the coding sequence TTGACCCTGCCCATCCCCGTCACCATCCTCAGCGGCTTTTTGGGTGCCGGCAAGACCACTTTGCTGCGCCACCTGCTCAAGGCCGAGCACGGTCTTAAAATCGCCGTGATCGAAAACGAGTTCAGCGACGCCGGCATCGACACCCAGTTGCTGGGCGACGCGCCGGTGCAGGTCATGACCCTGGCCAACGGCTGCGTGTGCTGCACCATCCACACCGACCTGACCAAGGCGCTGTACCTGCTGCTGGAGCGCCTGGACAGTGGCGAAATTGCCTTCGACCGCTTGGTGATCGAATGCACCGGCCTTGCGGACCCTGCGCCAGTGGCGCAAACCTTTTTCATCGATGAAGAACTGCGCGAGCGCTACATTCTCGACGGCATCATCACCTTGGTGGACGCCGCTCATGCCGACACTCACCTGGCCCAGACCATTGCCCAGGCACAGGTCGGGTTCGCCGATCGCTTGCTGGTAAGCAAGACTGACTTGGTCACGCCAGAGGTTTTCGAAGCCCTTGGCCAGCGTTTGACGCGTATCAACCGACGCGCCCCGGTGCGGGTGGTAGAGCACGGCAATATCGACCTGAGCGAACTGCTGGATGTGCGCGGCTTCAACCTCAACGGCGCCCTCAACCTGCGCCCGGTGGTGCCGGCAGGCAGTGTCGACCGTATCAGCAGCATGGTGTTGCGTACCGACGCGCCGCTGGATATCGACAAGCTCAGCGAGTTCATGAACGCGCTTCTGGAGGCGCACGGCAAGCAATTGCTGCGCTACAAGGGCGTGTTGAGTATCGCGGGGGAGTCGCGGCGCCTGGTGTTCCAAGGCGTATTGAAATTGTACGGTTTCGATTGGGACAGCGAATGGGCGGAAGATGAAAAGCGCGAGAGCGTGATGGTGTTCATCGCCGATGAACTGCCGGAGGACAAGATCCGGGCGGGGTTTGCCGCGTTGGCCGATTGA
- the glyA gene encoding serine hydroxymethyltransferase yields MFSRDLTLAKYDADLFAAMEQEAQRQEEHIELIASENYTSPAVMEAQGSVLTNKYAEGYPGKRYYGGCEFVDVVEQLAIDRAKELFGADYANVQPHAGSQANSAVYLALLQAGDTILGMSLAHGGHLTHGASVSSSGKLYNAVQYGIDANGLIDYDEVERLAVEHKPKMIVAGFSAYSQILDFPRFRAIADKVGAYLFVDMAHVAGLVAAGVYPNPVPFADVVTTTTHKTLRGPRGGLILARANAEIEKKLNSAVFPGAQGGPLEHVIAAKAVCFKEALQPEFKAYQQQVVKNAQAMASVFIERGFDVVSGGTQNHLFLLSLIKQEISGKDADAALGRAFITVNKNSVPNDPRSPFVTSGLRFGTPAVTTRGFKEAECKELAGWICDILADLSNEAVIDAVREKVKAICAKLPVYGN; encoded by the coding sequence ATGTTCAGCCGTGATTTGACACTTGCCAAGTACGACGCCGATCTCTTTGCCGCCATGGAGCAAGAAGCTCAGCGCCAGGAAGAGCACATCGAGCTGATCGCTTCGGAGAACTACACAAGCCCCGCGGTGATGGAAGCCCAGGGCTCGGTCCTGACCAACAAGTACGCCGAAGGCTACCCAGGCAAGCGTTACTACGGCGGCTGCGAATTCGTCGACGTGGTCGAGCAGCTTGCAATCGACCGGGCAAAGGAGCTGTTCGGCGCCGATTACGCCAACGTCCAGCCACACGCCGGCTCCCAAGCCAACAGCGCCGTGTACCTGGCCTTGCTGCAAGCGGGCGACACCATCCTGGGCATGAGCCTGGCCCACGGCGGTCACCTGACCCACGGCGCCAGCGTCAGCTCGTCGGGCAAGCTGTACAACGCCGTGCAGTACGGCATCGACGCCAACGGACTGATCGACTACGACGAAGTCGAGCGCCTGGCCGTTGAGCACAAGCCAAAAATGATCGTGGCCGGTTTCTCTGCCTACTCGCAGATTCTCGACTTCCCACGCTTCCGCGCCATTGCCGACAAGGTCGGTGCCTACCTGTTCGTCGACATGGCCCACGTCGCCGGCCTGGTCGCCGCTGGCGTGTACCCTAACCCGGTGCCGTTCGCCGACGTGGTGACCACCACCACCCACAAGACCCTGCGCGGCCCACGTGGCGGCCTGATCCTGGCGCGCGCCAACGCCGAGATCGAGAAAAAGCTGAACTCGGCCGTCTTCCCGGGCGCCCAGGGCGGCCCGCTGGAGCACGTCATCGCCGCCAAGGCCGTGTGCTTCAAGGAAGCGCTGCAGCCTGAGTTCAAGGCTTACCAGCAACAAGTGGTGAAAAACGCCCAGGCCATGGCCAGCGTGTTCATCGAGCGCGGTTTCGACGTGGTCTCCGGTGGTACTCAGAACCACCTGTTCCTGCTGTCGCTGATCAAGCAGGAAATCTCCGGTAAAGACGCCGACGCCGCCCTGGGCCGCGCGTTCATCACCGTGAACAAGAACTCCGTGCCAAACGACCCTCGCTCCCCGTTCGTCACCTCCGGCCTGCGCTTCGGTACCCCAGCGGTCACCACTCGCGGCTTCAAAGAGGCTGAGTGCAAAGAGCTGGCTGGCTGGATCTGCGACATCCTGGCAGACCTTTCCAACGAAGCGGTGATCGACGCCGTTCGCGAGAAGGTCAAGGCCATCTGCGCCAAGCTGCCGGTTTACGGCAACTGA